A genomic segment from Syntrophotalea acetylenivorans encodes:
- a CDS encoding efflux RND transporter permease subunit: MLEKIIEWSVRNKFMVILATAFLMVGGVYSLKNIPIDAIPDLSDVQVIVFTEYPGQAPQVVEDQVTYPLTTQMLAVPGAKVVRGYSFFGFSFVYIIFEDGTDLYWARSRVLEYLNYASGRLPRGVTPSLGPDATGVGWVYEYALQSDSHDLQQLRSIQDWFLRYELTAVEGVSEVASLGGYVKQYQVAVDPDRLLAYHITIPQIKKAIQRSNNDVGGRLVEMAETEFMVRSPGYLQSLADLEKVVVGTDRRGTPILLRDLAQVRIGPELRRGLAELDGKGETVGGIIVMRSGENALKTIDNVKEKLQSLKAGLPEGVEIVPVYDRSGLIQRSVSNLQEKLLEESIVVALVIILFLFHLPSAAVVILALPVAILMAFIIMFAQGINVNIMSLGGIAIAIGTMVDSAIIMVENAHKHLEKGGEGRTRTQAIVTAAKEVGPTIFFALLVITVSFAPVFTLQEQAGRLFKPLAFTKTYSMAAAAILAVTLVPVLMVWFIRGKIHHEDRNPISRLLIRLYHPVVDFVLRWRKTTLLVALLLVISAAYPLSRLGTEFMPPLYEGDLLYMPTTLPGISITKARELLQQTDRIIGQFPEVERVFGKVGRAETATDPAPLSMIETTILLKPEDEWREIYTERFYSEWPDWTKPLKVTLRWIWPEEKRISVEQLTEELNAAIQFPGLTNAWTMPIKTRIDMLSTGIKTPVGIKIMGPDLQTLSDLGEQVEALVRTLPGTLSAFSERVVGGNYLDFIIDRDQVARYGLTVGDVQDIIQSAIGGMNVTQTVEGLERYPVNVRYLQDYRNDLPALKRVLIPIAEGKHIPIGQVADIRIQKGPGAIKSENARRTAWVFVDLKGIDVGTYVKNARKAVAENITLPEGYNLVWSGQYEYIESTRERLLLIIPLTVVVIFVLIYLSTKSAIKTGIVFLAVPFSLVGAFWLLYLLGYNMSIGVWVGLIALAGLDAETGVVMLLYLDIAHKNWTEKGRMRTRGDLAQAIHHGAVKRIRPKVMTVITIIAGLFPIMWSTGAGADVMKRIAAPMVGGSVTSLVLEMLVYPVIFYIWRARSLDSSLEATAPGELED, from the coding sequence ATGCTTGAAAAAATAATTGAATGGTCCGTTCGCAATAAATTCATGGTGATTCTGGCGACCGCTTTTCTGATGGTCGGCGGGGTTTATTCCCTGAAGAATATACCTATCGACGCCATCCCCGATCTTTCGGATGTGCAGGTCATCGTTTTTACCGAGTATCCGGGTCAGGCGCCGCAGGTGGTGGAGGACCAGGTCACCTATCCGCTCACCACGCAGATGCTTGCCGTGCCTGGCGCCAAGGTGGTGCGCGGTTACTCCTTCTTCGGCTTTTCCTTTGTTTACATCATCTTCGAGGACGGCACCGACCTGTACTGGGCCCGCTCTCGGGTCCTCGAATACCTCAACTACGCGTCCGGCCGATTGCCACGGGGAGTGACGCCGAGTCTTGGCCCCGATGCCACCGGGGTCGGCTGGGTCTACGAGTACGCCCTGCAAAGCGACAGCCACGACCTGCAGCAACTGCGTTCCATTCAGGACTGGTTTCTGCGTTACGAGTTGACCGCCGTGGAGGGCGTATCCGAGGTGGCCAGCCTCGGCGGCTACGTCAAGCAGTATCAGGTGGCGGTCGACCCCGACCGGCTGCTTGCCTACCATATCACTATTCCGCAGATCAAAAAGGCTATTCAGCGCAGCAACAACGACGTCGGGGGCCGTCTTGTGGAGATGGCCGAGACCGAATTCATGGTGCGCAGCCCTGGTTACCTTCAGTCGCTGGCCGATCTGGAAAAGGTGGTCGTGGGCACCGACCGCCGGGGCACGCCGATTCTGTTGCGGGACCTGGCCCAGGTACGCATCGGCCCGGAATTGCGCCGTGGTCTGGCGGAGCTCGACGGCAAGGGCGAGACGGTGGGAGGGATCATCGTCATGCGTTCCGGTGAGAACGCCTTGAAAACCATCGACAACGTTAAAGAAAAGCTGCAGTCACTAAAGGCCGGGCTCCCCGAAGGGGTGGAGATCGTCCCGGTTTACGACCGCTCCGGGCTGATTCAGCGCTCCGTTTCCAACTTGCAGGAGAAGCTTCTGGAGGAGAGCATAGTCGTCGCCTTGGTGATTATCCTCTTCCTGTTTCACCTGCCGAGCGCTGCGGTGGTGATCCTTGCTCTGCCGGTGGCGATTCTGATGGCTTTTATCATCATGTTCGCCCAGGGGATCAACGTCAACATCATGAGTCTGGGTGGTATCGCCATCGCCATCGGCACCATGGTCGACTCGGCCATCATCATGGTGGAGAACGCCCACAAACACTTGGAAAAGGGCGGGGAAGGGAGGACGCGCACCCAGGCCATCGTCACGGCGGCCAAGGAGGTCGGCCCGACAATTTTTTTCGCCCTGCTGGTCATCACCGTGTCCTTCGCCCCCGTATTCACCCTGCAGGAGCAGGCGGGGCGGCTTTTCAAGCCGCTGGCTTTCACCAAGACCTATTCCATGGCGGCTGCGGCGATCCTGGCCGTTACCTTGGTGCCGGTGTTGATGGTCTGGTTCATTCGCGGGAAAATCCATCATGAGGATCGCAATCCTATCAGCCGGTTGCTGATCCGCCTCTACCATCCTGTGGTCGATTTCGTGCTGCGTTGGCGCAAAACGACCCTGCTGGTGGCTCTGCTGCTTGTCATCTCCGCCGCTTATCCATTGTCCCGTTTGGGCACTGAGTTCATGCCCCCTCTCTACGAGGGGGACCTGCTCTATATGCCGACCACCCTGCCGGGGATCTCCATTACCAAGGCCCGGGAACTGTTGCAACAGACCGACCGCATCATTGGCCAGTTTCCTGAGGTCGAGCGGGTCTTCGGCAAGGTCGGACGCGCCGAAACGGCCACCGACCCGGCGCCTTTGTCGATGATCGAAACCACCATTCTGCTCAAGCCGGAAGACGAGTGGCGCGAAATTTATACGGAGCGCTTTTACAGCGAATGGCCCGACTGGACCAAACCGCTGAAGGTAACCTTGCGCTGGATCTGGCCGGAGGAGAAGCGGATCAGCGTCGAGCAGTTGACTGAGGAGCTCAACGCGGCGATCCAGTTTCCGGGATTGACCAACGCCTGGACCATGCCCATCAAGACCCGTATTGACATGCTCTCCACCGGGATTAAGACGCCGGTGGGCATCAAGATCATGGGACCGGACCTGCAGACCCTGAGCGATCTAGGCGAACAGGTCGAGGCCCTGGTGAGGACCCTGCCGGGAACCCTGAGTGCCTTTTCCGAGCGGGTGGTGGGCGGCAACTATCTTGACTTCATCATCGACCGCGACCAAGTGGCCCGCTACGGCCTGACCGTCGGCGATGTGCAGGACATCATCCAGAGTGCCATTGGGGGCATGAACGTGACCCAGACCGTCGAGGGTCTGGAGCGCTACCCGGTCAACGTCCGCTACCTGCAGGACTACCGCAACGACCTGCCGGCCCTGAAACGGGTCTTGATCCCCATCGCAGAGGGTAAACATATCCCCATCGGTCAGGTTGCCGATATTCGTATCCAAAAAGGCCCGGGCGCCATCAAAAGCGAGAACGCCCGGCGCACCGCCTGGGTGTTCGTGGATCTCAAGGGGATCGACGTCGGCACCTACGTGAAGAACGCCCGCAAGGCCGTGGCGGAGAATATCACCCTGCCGGAAGGCTACAACCTCGTCTGGAGCGGTCAATACGAGTACATCGAGTCCACCCGGGAACGACTGCTGCTGATCATTCCGCTGACGGTGGTGGTGATCTTTGTGCTGATCTACCTCAGTACCAAGTCGGCGATTAAAACAGGCATCGTGTTTCTGGCTGTGCCTTTTTCGCTGGTGGGCGCTTTCTGGCTGCTCTATCTGCTCGGCTACAACATGTCCATCGGGGTGTGGGTCGGCCTCATCGCTCTGGCCGGGTTGGACGCTGAAACCGGGGTGGTAATGCTTCTGTATCTTGATATTGCCCACAAGAACTGGACGGAAAAAGGGCGTATGCGCACCCGCGGTGACCTGGCCCAAGCTATCCATCACGGTGCCGTCAAGCGCATCCGGCCCAAGGTGATGACGGTTATCACCATCATCGCAGGCCTTTTTCCCATTATGTGGAGCACCGGAGCGGGGGCCGACGTGATGAAACGCATCGCCGCCCCCATGGTTGGCGGTTCGGTCACTTCCCTGGTACTGGAAATGCTGGTCTATCCCGTTATTTTCTATATTTGGCGGGCCCGCAGTTTGGATTCAAGCTTGGAGGCAACCGCCCCTGGGGAACTGGAAGATTAA
- a CDS encoding periplasmic heavy metal sensor, with the protein MIRTLQTFAVTTLLVFALLAGTAQSRPCAVNGKGPGPYKTAQLTAEEQKTVQEINAKYQASMVEKKAKLHAKRAELKATMAAEKFDAAKARELSKETAALHSELMELQMVQCIEMREKGLASCATCRPGAQHRGCPLGQGKQPVGPAPCPKAP; encoded by the coding sequence ATGATCAGAACATTGCAAACCTTCGCTGTTACTACTCTCCTCGTCTTTGCCCTGCTGGCAGGCACGGCCCAGAGCCGCCCCTGCGCCGTGAACGGCAAGGGACCTGGACCATACAAAACGGCCCAACTGACCGCAGAAGAGCAAAAAACCGTACAAGAAATTAATGCCAAATACCAGGCTTCTATGGTTGAAAAGAAAGCCAAACTTCACGCCAAGCGGGCCGAATTGAAAGCCACCATGGCCGCGGAAAAATTCGATGCTGCCAAGGCCAGGGAACTGAGCAAAGAAACCGCTGCCCTGCACAGCGAACTTATGGAACTCCAAATGGTTCAGTGCATCGAAATGCGGGAAAAGGGCCTGGCATCCTGCGCCACCTGCCGGCCTGGCGCACAACACAGGGGATGCCCCCTCGGCCAGGGTAAGCAGCCCGTGGGGCCAGCGCCCTGTCCAAAAGCTCCCTGA
- a CDS encoding VanZ family protein, producing the protein MIQFDGRFRLLLFIFAALVILGLSVMPNPPVPQSGILSWDKAQHAFAYAFLMILGGWAFLPMTPSRLDAWRYALFIVVGYGALMEGAQALLTRGRSGDLADILANALGGLVIYIPIWLLYCRKFNGGKEKR; encoded by the coding sequence ATGATTCAGTTTGATGGCCGGTTTCGCCTGTTGCTGTTTATCTTTGCCGCTTTGGTAATTTTAGGGCTTTCGGTGATGCCTAACCCGCCTGTACCTCAATCCGGGATTCTTTCCTGGGACAAGGCGCAACATGCCTTCGCTTATGCGTTTCTCATGATTCTCGGTGGCTGGGCCTTTTTGCCGATGACACCCTCTAGACTGGATGCATGGCGCTACGCGCTGTTTATTGTCGTGGGTTATGGCGCCCTTATGGAGGGTGCCCAGGCCCTGCTTACCCGTGGTCGAAGCGGCGATCTCGCAGACATTCTGGCTAATGCTTTGGGAGGTCTTGTGATCTATATCCCGATATGGTTGCTTTATTGTCGTAAGTTCAATGGTGGTAAGGAGAAGCGTTGA
- a CDS encoding heavy metal translocating P-type ATPase, whose translation MKDPVCGMVVTPEKAAGHAEYEGKTYYFCSLHCLEKFKANPQQALDKRLKKMVKKDAGTDLREYTCPMHPEVVQTGPGSCPACGMDLEPKEISLEDEDNPELRNMTRRFWASLLLTVPVFTLAMGKMVPGLAEGIASLASPRMRNVFEWLFATPVVLWCGWPFLVRYWQSLVNRSLNMFTLIGLGVGVAYLYSVVATLWPGFFPASFRGAEGEVAVYFEAAAVITTLVLLGQVLEGRARSQTGKAIRALLGLAAKTARRLAEDGSEVDVALEEVLVGDRLRIRPGEKVPVDGVVLEGISSIDESMITGEPLPVAKGSGDPVTGATVNQTGSLIMQAERVGADTLLSQIVQMVAEAQRSRAPIQNLADRVAGYFVPAVVSVALVAFFVWALLGPEPRMAHALINAVAVLIIACPCALGLATPMSIMVATGRGASLGVLFKNAEAVEHLRQVDTLVVDKTGTLTEGKPKLVAVEPERLSEDEVLRLAASLEMGSEHPLAAAIVQGAKERDIALTAATDFESLTGKGVLGRVDDVKVVLGTETLLKEQGIDPEPLLEKAELLRGKGQTAMFVAVNGKAAGLLAVADPIKKTTPEAIEQLHRSGIHIVMLTGDNLTTAKAVADQLNIDEVRAGVLPQDKAAKVKELQEQGRFVAMAGDGINDAPALAQAQVGIAMGTGTDVAMESAGVTLVKGDLRGIVRARSLSQATMRNIRQNLFFAFCYNALGVPIAAGVLYPFFGLLLSPMLAAAAMSFSSVSVISNALRLRKVRLG comes from the coding sequence ATGAAAGATCCCGTCTGCGGCATGGTCGTTACTCCAGAAAAGGCTGCAGGGCACGCCGAATACGAAGGTAAAACCTATTATTTCTGCTCCTTGCACTGCTTGGAAAAATTTAAAGCAAATCCTCAGCAAGCTCTGGATAAGCGATTGAAAAAAATGGTTAAAAAAGATGCTGGCACCGACCTGCGCGAATACACCTGCCCCATGCATCCCGAGGTGGTGCAAACAGGGCCGGGTAGTTGTCCTGCCTGCGGCATGGATCTAGAGCCGAAAGAAATCAGCCTTGAGGACGAGGATAACCCCGAACTTCGCAACATGACTCGGCGTTTCTGGGCCAGCCTGTTGCTGACCGTACCGGTCTTCACTCTGGCGATGGGGAAAATGGTGCCGGGACTCGCCGAAGGGATCGCCAGTCTCGCGTCTCCGCGAATGCGCAATGTTTTTGAGTGGCTGTTTGCCACGCCGGTCGTCCTGTGGTGCGGCTGGCCGTTTCTGGTTCGCTACTGGCAGTCGCTGGTCAATCGCAGTCTCAACATGTTTACCCTCATCGGGCTTGGGGTCGGGGTAGCCTACCTTTACAGTGTAGTAGCCACCCTGTGGCCTGGGTTTTTTCCGGCATCATTCCGTGGTGCCGAAGGGGAGGTGGCGGTCTATTTCGAAGCCGCCGCCGTGATTACCACCCTGGTTTTGCTGGGCCAGGTCCTGGAGGGACGAGCCCGCAGCCAGACCGGAAAGGCGATCCGCGCGCTTCTGGGGCTGGCAGCCAAGACCGCTCGACGTCTTGCTGAAGACGGCAGCGAGGTCGACGTGGCCCTCGAGGAGGTTCTGGTTGGTGATCGGTTACGGATACGGCCTGGCGAAAAGGTTCCCGTAGACGGCGTGGTCCTTGAAGGGATCAGCAGTATCGATGAATCGATGATTACCGGTGAACCCCTGCCGGTGGCTAAAGGATCTGGCGATCCGGTCACAGGCGCGACAGTCAATCAGACCGGCTCTCTCATCATGCAGGCCGAACGGGTGGGGGCCGATACCCTGTTGAGCCAGATCGTGCAGATGGTGGCTGAAGCCCAGCGTAGCCGTGCGCCGATTCAGAACCTGGCCGATAGGGTGGCCGGATATTTCGTGCCGGCAGTTGTGAGCGTCGCATTGGTCGCCTTCTTCGTCTGGGCTTTGCTAGGCCCAGAGCCGCGCATGGCCCACGCCCTGATTAACGCCGTGGCGGTGCTGATCATCGCCTGCCCCTGCGCTCTGGGATTGGCTACTCCCATGTCCATTATGGTGGCCACCGGCCGGGGCGCTTCTCTGGGAGTACTCTTCAAAAACGCCGAGGCGGTAGAGCATCTGCGTCAGGTCGATACCTTGGTGGTGGACAAGACCGGTACCCTGACAGAGGGCAAGCCGAAACTGGTCGCCGTTGAGCCTGAACGTCTGTCGGAAGATGAGGTGCTGCGACTGGCCGCTAGCCTGGAAATGGGTAGCGAGCACCCCCTGGCAGCGGCCATTGTGCAGGGGGCCAAAGAGCGGGATATCGCCTTGACGGCGGCAACAGACTTTGAGTCTCTCACCGGGAAAGGGGTTCTGGGGAGGGTTGACGATGTTAAAGTGGTTTTGGGCACCGAAACGCTGTTGAAAGAACAGGGCATCGACCCGGAACCGCTGCTGGAGAAGGCCGAACTGTTGCGCGGGAAGGGGCAAACCGCCATGTTCGTGGCCGTAAATGGAAAGGCGGCCGGATTGCTGGCCGTGGCCGATCCCATCAAAAAAACCACGCCTGAAGCAATTGAGCAGCTGCATCGAAGCGGCATTCATATCGTGATGCTTACCGGTGACAACCTTACTACCGCCAAGGCGGTTGCAGATCAACTGAATATCGACGAAGTACGTGCCGGGGTGCTGCCCCAGGACAAGGCGGCCAAGGTCAAGGAGTTACAGGAGCAGGGACGTTTCGTCGCCATGGCTGGCGACGGCATCAATGATGCGCCGGCCCTGGCCCAGGCCCAGGTCGGTATCGCCATGGGTACCGGCACCGATGTGGCTATGGAAAGTGCGGGGGTGACCCTGGTCAAGGGCGACCTGCGTGGCATTGTCCGTGCTCGTTCCTTGAGCCAGGCAACGATGCGCAATATCCGCCAGAACCTTTTTTTCGCTTTTTGCTACAACGCTTTGGGCGTACCCATCGCGGCAGGGGTGCTCTATCCCTTCTTCGGCCTGCTTCTAAGCCCCATGCTTGCCGCGGCCGCAATGAGTTTCAGCTCGGTATCGGTGATCAGCAATGCCCTGCGGTTGCGTAAGGTCCGACTCGGCTGA
- a CDS encoding PD-(D/E)XK nuclease family protein, producing the protein METDVMDILAAAEKGALVLTVNQRLARYLVQAYDRRQQEQGRSAWTSPSIVFHLNWQRKMAGLLGLDSKILGPTQALLLWERAVEEVERGNERDGLMRVTDAARAASQAHQLLCEYGTAFKPEEGGEDHRAFLRWQHRWQQLCREGGWDDPGLLSVRLIQALEDAVLPLPGDLWLAGFDDLTPTIANLCLTLQKRGVTVHHWMPPACQPQSQGRVGYADPDEEVRSCAQWVRHQLESNVERIGIIAVDMAAYQQRLQRIFREELSPAALLPGAGAEKAFNLSLGTPLLKEGMVVAAFELLGLGRIVTLDSISYLLRSPFVWGYSGEQNARAILDRELRNLRLMELPLKNVLRFAERGVKKKLGRADIFASQLEIIQNALADTAKRLPGDWARHFAEVLDSCQWSRDRSLTSREFQVFTAWKELLAGIACLDTVSKPMSRGEALALLRRLAADKIFQPEGSAGRVQVLGALEASGQQFDALWLLGFHDESLPASARPNAFIPPSLQRRLKMPHADAERELDFAQKIAGRLLAAAPEVVVSWPLRMDGRERLPSPLVQHLPMIELPLSGSQRPALLIQAVSPSLEVLCDAQGPSIAEGSRISGGTAILKDQALCPFKAFARHRLGARGLATPGFGLDGLDRGSLVHRVLELFWQKTGDWQGLTALDTDDWSQRSLSCVEQALDELDAERQIALSNSQRQLEKQRLLGLLGEWLDLEAQRPPFSVDIMEAWHRETFGPLTLQTRIDRIDRLADGSQVIIDYKTGMAAVGDWLGDRPVEPQLPLYTMDRRDSELAAVAFAKVRRGDCSFVGLGRDDELLPGVASASGHPKLEGTDIGHWDDLLRSWRQTLHQLGDGFAGGQAQVDPINDRQACDRCDLQALCRIVDQNGQQGGEEQL; encoded by the coding sequence ATGGAAACTGACGTGATGGACATCTTGGCAGCTGCCGAAAAAGGTGCCCTGGTGCTGACTGTCAACCAGCGTCTCGCCCGTTACCTGGTACAGGCATATGATCGCCGTCAGCAGGAACAAGGGCGTTCTGCGTGGACATCGCCGAGTATTGTTTTTCATCTCAACTGGCAACGGAAAATGGCCGGCCTTTTGGGTCTCGACAGCAAAATCCTTGGGCCGACTCAGGCTTTGCTCTTGTGGGAAAGGGCTGTTGAAGAGGTGGAGCGGGGCAATGAGAGGGACGGTCTCATGCGGGTGACTGATGCCGCCCGTGCTGCCTCCCAGGCCCATCAATTGCTATGCGAGTATGGCACAGCTTTCAAGCCGGAGGAGGGGGGAGAAGATCATCGGGCTTTTTTGCGCTGGCAGCATCGCTGGCAGCAGTTGTGCCGCGAGGGGGGATGGGATGACCCGGGGCTGCTTTCGGTCCGATTGATTCAGGCACTGGAGGATGCGGTGTTGCCGTTGCCGGGAGATTTGTGGCTTGCCGGCTTTGACGATCTTACGCCAACGATTGCGAACTTGTGCTTGACGCTGCAGAAGCGAGGTGTGACCGTTCACCATTGGATGCCTCCGGCTTGTCAACCACAATCTCAAGGAAGGGTCGGTTATGCCGATCCTGATGAAGAGGTGCGAAGTTGCGCTCAATGGGTGCGCCATCAACTGGAAAGCAACGTTGAGAGAATCGGCATCATCGCCGTCGATATGGCCGCTTATCAGCAGCGACTACAGCGGATATTTCGCGAAGAGTTAAGTCCGGCAGCATTGCTGCCCGGAGCTGGCGCAGAGAAAGCTTTCAACCTTTCTTTGGGGACTCCCTTACTAAAAGAAGGCATGGTGGTCGCCGCTTTTGAGCTGTTGGGTCTGGGGCGTATAGTAACTCTGGACAGTATCAGCTATTTGCTCCGCTCGCCCTTTGTCTGGGGGTATTCCGGAGAACAGAACGCCCGTGCAATCCTGGATCGGGAATTGCGCAATCTGCGGTTGATGGAACTGCCTCTGAAAAACGTCCTGCGTTTTGCCGAAAGGGGGGTCAAGAAAAAACTGGGCCGCGCCGATATCTTTGCCAGCCAACTCGAAATCATCCAAAATGCTCTGGCGGATACTGCTAAGCGTCTACCCGGAGACTGGGCAAGGCACTTCGCCGAAGTCCTCGATAGTTGCCAATGGTCTCGGGATCGCAGCCTGACCAGCCGTGAATTCCAGGTATTCACAGCCTGGAAGGAGCTGTTGGCTGGTATCGCCTGTCTGGATACTGTTTCCAAGCCCATGAGTCGTGGTGAAGCGCTGGCCCTGTTGCGACGGTTGGCCGCCGACAAAATTTTTCAGCCGGAAGGTTCGGCAGGGCGGGTGCAGGTGCTAGGCGCTCTTGAAGCATCCGGGCAGCAGTTCGATGCCTTATGGCTTTTGGGTTTCCACGATGAATCCTTGCCCGCTTCGGCTCGTCCCAACGCATTTATTCCGCCTTCTTTGCAGCGTCGTTTAAAGATGCCACATGCGGATGCCGAGAGAGAACTTGATTTTGCCCAGAAAATCGCCGGGAGGCTATTGGCTGCGGCGCCGGAGGTTGTGGTCAGCTGGCCTCTGCGCATGGACGGTCGCGAGCGATTGCCGAGTCCCTTGGTTCAGCACTTACCGATGATTGAACTACCGCTGTCCGGCAGCCAACGGCCGGCGTTGCTGATTCAGGCTGTTTCCCCGTCCTTGGAAGTCTTGTGTGATGCACAAGGACCGTCGATTGCTGAGGGAAGTAGAATCTCCGGAGGGACGGCGATTCTGAAGGATCAGGCTTTGTGTCCTTTTAAGGCTTTTGCGCGCCATCGGCTTGGTGCGAGAGGGCTTGCCACTCCCGGTTTCGGTCTTGACGGCCTTGATCGGGGCTCGTTGGTGCATCGTGTTCTGGAACTGTTTTGGCAAAAAACAGGAGACTGGCAGGGCTTGACCGCCCTTGACACCGATGATTGGAGCCAACGCTCCTTGTCCTGCGTCGAACAAGCGCTGGATGAGTTGGATGCCGAGCGGCAGATAGCCTTGTCGAACAGCCAGCGACAACTGGAAAAGCAACGATTGCTGGGGCTGCTTGGGGAGTGGCTGGATCTCGAGGCACAACGACCCCCTTTCAGCGTAGACATCATGGAGGCCTGGCATCGAGAGACCTTCGGTCCTTTAACCTTGCAGACGCGTATCGACCGCATAGATCGCCTGGCGGACGGCTCTCAGGTTATCATCGACTACAAAACAGGGATGGCTGCTGTCGGAGATTGGCTCGGAGATCGACCGGTAGAGCCCCAGTTGCCCCTCTATACTATGGATCGTCGTGACTCTGAACTGGCTGCTGTTGCCTTTGCCAAAGTTCGGCGTGGGGATTGTTCTTTTGTCGGACTTGGTCGAGACGATGAATTATTGCCAGGTGTGGCCAGTGCCAGCGGTCATCCAAAACTCGAAGGGACTGACATCGGCCACTGGGATGATCTGCTGAGAAGCTGGCGCCAGACCCTGCATCAACTCGGTGACGGTTTTGCCGGCGGGCAAGCACAGGTCGATCCGATCAATGACCGGCAGGCCTGCGATCGTTGTGATTTGCAAGCTCTTTGCCGGATTGTTGACCAAAACGGACAGCAAGGGGGGGAGGAACAGTTATGA